The nucleotide window GAGGGTATTATAATAACATCAGGCGTGGCTGCCGAAGCCGGAAACAATGTTAATCCAACACTTGTTTCAAATAATAACGGTCAGGCAGGAGACGCAGATTTAGAAAATGCACTAGGCTTTGGAGCTGGCAGTACCAATGATGCTACTTTTGTAAAGTTTAATTTTGTTCCTACATCTAATGAGATTAGTTTTAGATACTTAATGGCTTCAGAAGAGTATGATGGTTCAACAGAATGTAACTTTGCCGACGGATTCGCGTTCTTATTACGTGAAGTAGGAACAGTAGCATATACAAACCTTGCAGTTTTACCAGATGGTACACCTGTTAACGTAACTAATATAAATAATTCTGGAAACTGTACAGATAATCCAGCTTTTTTTGAAGGGTATAACATCGGTGAAACCAATTATGGCGGAAGAACAGTCGTACTCACTGCATCAGCAACCGTTATACCAAATACAACATATGAAATAAAACTTGTTGCTGCTGATGAAGGTGATTCTATCTGGGACTCTGCTATTTTTTTAGAAGCAGGTAGTTTTAATTTAGGAGGCGATCTAGGCGATGATATTACAATTGCGGCAGGTACTGCAGAATGTGGTGGTAATGCAATAACCTTAGACACAGAAGCATCTACCGCAACGCATACGTGGTATTATTCACCAGATTCCGATAATATTAACGATGCCACCCTAATTACTGGTGAAACAGGTTCTACCATAGATATAACAGATGAAGGATACTATTTTGTTGAAGTAGAATTTGCACCAGGTTGCGAAACTTCAGATAGCATTTTGGTAGAGTTTAGACCAAGTCCTACTGCTAATGCAGCACCTAACTTATCTGTTTGTGATGCGGATGGTGTTGCAGAATTTGATCTGTCACAGAATAATAATGATATATTAGGAAGTCAAGACCCAAATGACTTTGTCATAAGCTATCACCTTACACAACAAGATGCAATTGATAATATAGGAGCGTTGCCCACTAATTATACCAATACATCCAACCCACAGACTATTTGGGTTCGTATAGCTGATGCATCAGGAGAATGCTTTGATACAACCTCTTTTCAGTTGTTGTTTACGGATTTAACCATTGGTAATTCGGTTAGCCCATTACAAGTCTGTGATGGCGATACAATTGATGGGATCGGAACCTTTACACTTACAGACAGAGACATTGAGGTCATTGGAACAAATGATCCTGATAATGTAACTGTGACTTATCATTTAGACCAAGCTGATGCAGAGAACGATGTCGCTCCTTTGGCCTCACCTTACAATAATGTTATACCAAATAACCAAACAATTTTTGCACGTTTAGAGGATAATACCAATAACGAATGTTATGCTGTTACCTCTTTAGATTTAGAAGTTTTAGGTAACCCAGTGGCAAACACGCCAATGGCCTTAGAGGTTTGTGATGACGATTTAGATGGTTTTACTGAGTTTAATTTAAGTGATCGTGATGCGGAGGTGATAGGAGCACAGACTGGAGTGGTTGTGACTTACCATTCCACGCCACAAGGAGCTATCGATGGTACGGATGTGCTTCCTATACTGTACACCAATACCGTAGCCGACACGGAAGAAGTTTACGTACGCATCGAGAACGGAGCAGGCTGCTATGATACCACGACCTTACAACTTATCGTCAACCCATTACCGGCCACTGTAGCGGTGAGCCCATATGCACTTTGCGACGAGGATAACCCAGGTGACGAGCAGGAGCTGTTCGACCTAACGAGCAAGGAAGCAGAGATACTGAACGGTCAGGTCAATGTATCGGTGAGCTATTATGCCGACCCAACCGATGCGGATCTTAACGTGAACGCCATTATAGGACCATATGCTAATACCAGTAATCCACAGACGATCTATGCTGTACTTACCAATGACAATACAGGCTGCAACAACCAGGTGACGTTCGAGCTAGAGGTTAACCCATTACCAGTCTTGGTAGATCCAACGCCATTGGAAGTTTGCGACGACGGAACACCAGACGGATTTACGGCGATAGATTTAAACGTTAAGAATGGTGAGATCAGTGGCAATAATCCAACCTATACGGTAAGTTATTATTTTGATCTGGCGGATGCAGAATCAGGGTTAAATCCCTTAGCGATACCATACACCAACGTTAGCAATCCACAGACTATTTTCGTACGCGTAGAGGACAACGCAACAGGTTGTTACGACACCACGACCATGGTATTGGAAGTACAACAGGCGCCAGTAGCCAACACCCCAACACCGTTGTATTATTGCGATCCGGACAATGATGGCTTTGGTGTATTTGATTTAACAGCAGCCGATAACGAGATTACCGGAGGGGCAGCAGGTCTAACGGTAACATATCACGAGACCTTTGCCAATGCAGACAATAATGTGGACGCTATAGACACTACAACGAGCTATAATAATATAGTTGAAGGCGCCCAATTACTCTATGCAAGAGTAGAGAGTGAAACGATTGCCACCGATTGTGCCACCATTGTAGAATTAGCGTTATTTGTAGAAGAGACCCCTCAAATTATAGTGCCGTCGGCATTAGAAGTATGTGATGATGACACAGATGGTTTTGCACAGTTTGATTTAACGAGTAAGGAAGATGAGCTGTTAAACGGTGCAGCGCCTTCAGATTACGATATAACGTATTACCAGACAGAGCTCAATGCCAACGACGCCAACAATCCAATCGCAAACCCGACCGCCTACACCAATACGATAGCAGAGATGGATGAAGTGTGGGTACGTGTAGAAGACCCAGATACCACAGGCGGTTGTTACAAGGTAACACGCTTAGAGCTCATCGTAAACCCATTACCAGTATTGGTTCAGTCAGCGCCATTGGTGTTGTGTGATGCCCTAACCTTAGGGGATGAACAAGAAGCCTTCACGCTTGAAGATGCTAATGCCGAGATACTGAACGGACAGACAGGAATCACACTGACCTATTATGAGACCCAGCAAGATGCGAATGATGCAGAAAACCCAATAGCGAGTCCATATGTCAATACAATGAATGCACAGACGATTTACGTACGAGGGGAAAATGATGTTACGGGCTGTTACAGTACGATAACCCTCACGTTACGAGTAGACCCAATACCATCACCAAGCCCAGACCCAGATCCAATCGAGGTCTGTGACGATGACAATGATGGTTTTGCGGAGTTCGATCTGGAGGTCCGTACGGTAGAGATCACCAATGGTGAGGCAGATGTGGTTATCACCTACCATGAGACTGAGGAAGAGGCCGAACAAGGGGTTAATGCCATCACAGGGTTATATACCAACATTGTAGCCAATACCCAAATGATTTATGTGCGTTCAGAAAGTACGATTACAGGGTGTTACAGTTTAACACAAAGCACATTAGAGCTCGTTGTAGTACCATCGCCAGAAGTACCGACCAATCTAGCGCCGATAGAAATCTGTGATGCTAACGCTGACGGTTTTGCACAATTTGATTTAAACCAGCAAGAAGCTGTAATTTTAGGCACACAAGACCCATCAGAGGTAGAGTTAACCTACCA belongs to Winogradskyella sp. J14-2 and includes:
- a CDS encoding choice-of-anchor L domain-containing protein codes for the protein MKKVLFLTALIFSMLGFSQDLSMQDGTFTRCEPDKFFDSGGEFGNYGNDENFTITICPPNPDEFIILDFVSFSTQLNADVLTIYDGDDTTAAIIGTYSGVASPGTIIASDTNTSGCLTVAFVSNGSGNTTGWEADITCAVSCQTITPEVVSTTPAETSPNVVEILPGDTIDFVGGATFSVDGTNATYSWNFGDGNTATGTNVSNTYTTSGSYTVTLTVQDDNPIGCQETVIFFVNVLQAIVSVNNNAFPESSMSLPELVENVLVSGGCSGVDNFSFQVNGTPGDLGGKSYGYFTRGGAVNFPFEEGIIITSGVAAEAGNNVNPTLVSNNNGQAGDADLENALGFGAGSTNDATFVKFNFVPTSNEISFRYLMASEEYDGSTECNFADGFAFLLREVGTVAYTNLAVLPDGTPVNVTNINNSGNCTDNPAFFEGYNIGETNYGGRTVVLTASATVIPNTTYEIKLVAADEGDSIWDSAIFLEAGSFNLGGDLGDDITIAAGTAECGGNAITLDTEASTATHTWYYSPDSDNINDATLITGETGSTIDITDEGYYFVEVEFAPGCETSDSILVEFRPSPTANAAPNLSVCDADGVAEFDLSQNNNDILGSQDPNDFVISYHLTQQDAIDNIGALPTNYTNTSNPQTIWVRIADASGECFDTTSFQLLFTDLTIGNSVSPLQVCDGDTIDGIGTFTLTDRDIEVIGTNDPDNVTVTYHLDQADAENDVAPLASPYNNVIPNNQTIFARLEDNTNNECYAVTSLDLEVLGNPVANTPMALEVCDDDLDGFTEFNLSDRDAEVIGAQTGVVVTYHSTPQGAIDGTDVLPILYTNTVADTEEVYVRIENGAGCYDTTTLQLIVNPLPATVAVSPYALCDEDNPGDEQELFDLTSKEAEILNGQVNVSVSYYADPTDADLNVNAIIGPYANTSNPQTIYAVLTNDNTGCNNQVTFELEVNPLPVLVDPTPLEVCDDGTPDGFTAIDLNVKNGEISGNNPTYTVSYYFDLADAESGLNPLAIPYTNVSNPQTIFVRVEDNATGCYDTTTMVLEVQQAPVANTPTPLYYCDPDNDGFGVFDLTAADNEITGGAAGLTVTYHETFANADNNVDAIDTTTSYNNIVEGAQLLYARVESETIATDCATIVELALFVEETPQIIVPSALEVCDDDTDGFAQFDLTSKEDELLNGAAPSDYDITYYQTELNANDANNPIANPTAYTNTIAEMDEVWVRVEDPDTTGGCYKVTRLELIVNPLPVLVQSAPLVLCDALTLGDEQEAFTLEDANAEILNGQTGITLTYYETQQDANDAENPIASPYVNTMNAQTIYVRGENDVTGCYSTITLTLRVDPIPSPSPDPDPIEVCDDDNDGFAEFDLEVRTVEITNGEADVVITYHETEEEAEQGVNAITGLYTNIVANTQMIYVRSESTITGCYSLTQSTLELVVVPSPEVPTNLAPIEICDANADGFAQFDLNQQEAVILGTQDPSEVELTYHVTAADATAGNNPIINTGNYTNTVNPQIIYVRLSNPSTGCQDTGAFEIIVQLPPEPVQPTPLELCDDLDEDPGDEITVFDLTVKDSEITNGNASWSVAYYETSADAQLQTNAIADPTQYTNTSVNGLPANPQTLYVVVTDTDTGCVAFTTMTIRVLPNPTPTPSDQIPDLELCDDINTGDGVEVFDLTQNEVLILNGENGVTPTYHESSEDAYAGDNAIADPTQYTNVDIPEQDIYVRVTNNATGCYAVVSFTIFVHPLPEVVAVTDFIQCELNTDGIDNFDLTTKDEEVLNGQDPTRYIVTYHETLADAEAEMNALVSPYTNTSNPQELYVTITDNVTGCSISTQRFNLQVDEAAQANPDMVDLTYEECDDDIENDLDPSNDSTQFTLSTQDAFVLDGQDPANYIVTYYATEADANLNVNPLPDLYENVVNPQVVYARVDNNTQVVIPIALDLTALTTGLDLDGDGTIDTYDTDADGVFDLIDVDGDGLSDGIDANGDGLFEFVDIDGDGNGDPVDLNNDGVFDNQQDGSICYEVAPLTLQVNPKPNFDLLESYILCVGTNGTEFLDPLVLDTELSGTGYTFEWTLNGEVIATATGPSIMPTQGGTYGVTVTDIGTSMETNCETYDETIVVESAPPMLTANFVTQFFGENNVIEATVTGIGEYEFSLDGGPWEDALEDGTIQFTNVSQGLHTVTARDKTGCGIATETVFVVDYPKYFTPNGDGIHETWNIEGIGSNAKIYIFDRYGKLLKQLSSTGQGWDGTFNGNNMPSSDYWFTVEYLEPLTNQTKEFKAHFTLKR